The Desulfurobacterium indicum genome contains the following window.
CTTTACCTAAAATGCCTAATTTTTTAGCGGCTGCGAAAGATAAATCTATTATTCGTCCAGGAACAAACGGTCCTCTGTCGTTTATCTTTACTACGGCACTTTTTCCGTTTTCAAGGTTTATTACCTTAACGTAAGTGCCCAGCGGTAGTGTTTTGTGAGCAGCTGTCATTTTATACATATTGTAGATTTCTCCGCTTGCGGTTTTCCTGCCGTGAAAGTTTGGTCCATACCACGAGGCTATACCTATCTGTTCAAATCCTTTACTATGTTTAAGTACACAGTAGCTTTTTCCGTTTACACTGTAAATGGACTGGCATCCTTTAGCAGGGATAGAGTTTTGTTTAGTTTTATTGGTTGCTGGAGCTTTAATTTCCGGTGAAATTTTCATTTCAGATTCCGGTCCTATAAGTGAAATGCAACCAGATATAAACGGCAGTATTAATATTACTGTCGCTTTTTTCTTCATAATCACCTCAAAAGTTTTCTCTTTATAACAGTCGTGATTTTATATAATTTTATCCTCTCTTAAAATTACTACCGGAGGCGTTATGAAGATAGCCCTTGCAAGTGACCATGGCGGATTCAGATTAAAGAATATTATTAAAAACTA
Protein-coding sequences here:
- a CDS encoding septal ring lytic transglycosylase RlpA family protein, which produces MKKKATVILILPFISGCISLIGPESEMKISPEIKAPATNKTKQNSIPAKGCQSIYSVNGKSYCVLKHSKGFEQIGIASWYGPNFHGRKTASGEIYNMYKMTAAHKTLPLGTYVKVINLENGKSAVVKINDRGPFVPGRIIDLSFAAAKKLGILGKGTAKVKIIALGRKEDHHFVTENYQKGNFFVQLAAFKEYPNAKAFRDRVRKVGIKADIVMAYGLYRVVVGPELTYVKAQEKKEEIKKLFPDAFILTID